From the genome of Rhizobium binae, one region includes:
- the cysN gene encoding sulfate adenylyltransferase subunit CysN, whose amino-acid sequence MTAANTAVSAAIAVSLPAAEPQKAQRDSRPLRLITCGSVDDGKSTLIGRLLWDTKAVKEDQAATLQRDSTGKQNDLGLPDFALLLDGLQAEREQGITIDVAYRYFSTDKRSFIVADTPGHEQYTRNMATGASTADLAILLVDARFGILEQTRRHATIASLLGIRQFVLAVNKIDLTGYDRAGFEKISHEFREFALSLGVKQITAIPMSALKGENVVYSGQAAMPWYSGPTLVETLELATVRSSQTVGFRLSVQRVSRPGESFRGYQGTVAGGSVKPGDSVMILPSGMVANVSKIVTFDLVRNAAVAGDAITLVLDRQVDVARGDMIVSIDAQPQVGLSFDAQIVALQPEGIEPGKRYWLKSGSRRQRVQVQPLSQLELKTGTWNAAQRLYMNAIGKVRLAFDEAAIFDPYEQNRQSGSFILIDPETNNTVAGGMVTGKRTELGGLHNGDARVILSLPADLAEQIMASELFASRSHEAEVRRMTAAEAAELWSSAASDI is encoded by the coding sequence CCTGCGGCAGCGTCGATGACGGCAAGTCGACGCTCATCGGCCGCCTGCTCTGGGACACCAAGGCGGTCAAGGAAGACCAGGCCGCCACGCTGCAGCGCGATTCCACCGGCAAGCAGAACGATCTCGGCCTGCCCGATTTCGCGCTGCTGCTCGACGGCCTGCAGGCCGAGCGCGAACAGGGCATCACCATCGACGTCGCCTATCGCTATTTCTCGACCGACAAGCGCTCCTTCATCGTCGCCGACACGCCCGGCCACGAGCAGTATACCCGCAACATGGCGACCGGCGCTTCGACCGCCGATCTCGCCATCCTGCTCGTCGACGCGCGCTTCGGCATCCTGGAGCAGACGCGCCGTCATGCGACGATCGCCTCGCTGCTCGGCATCAGGCAGTTCGTGCTCGCCGTCAACAAGATCGACCTGACGGGCTACGACCGCGCCGGTTTCGAGAAGATCAGCCACGAATTCCGCGAATTCGCGCTGTCGCTCGGCGTCAAGCAGATCACCGCCATTCCGATGTCGGCGCTGAAGGGCGAAAACGTCGTCTATTCCGGCCAGGCCGCCATGCCCTGGTACAGCGGCCCGACGCTGGTGGAGACGCTGGAACTTGCCACCGTGCGCTCGTCGCAGACGGTTGGCTTCCGCCTCTCCGTGCAGCGTGTGTCGCGTCCGGGCGAAAGCTTCCGCGGCTATCAGGGCACGGTTGCCGGCGGCTCGGTCAAGCCGGGCGACAGCGTAATGATCCTGCCGTCCGGCATGGTCGCCAATGTCTCCAAGATCGTCACCTTCGATCTCGTGCGCAACGCCGCGGTTGCCGGCGACGCGATCACGCTGGTGCTCGACCGCCAGGTCGACGTGGCGCGCGGCGACATGATCGTCTCGATCGATGCCCAGCCGCAGGTCGGCCTTTCTTTCGACGCCCAGATCGTCGCCCTCCAGCCCGAGGGCATCGAGCCCGGCAAACGCTACTGGCTGAAGAGCGGGTCGCGCCGCCAGCGCGTCCAGGTGCAGCCGCTCAGCCAGCTCGAATTGAAGACCGGCACGTGGAACGCCGCCCAGCGGCTCTACATGAACGCGATCGGCAAGGTGCGCCTTGCCTTCGACGAGGCGGCGATCTTCGACCCCTACGAGCAGAACCGGCAGTCCGGCTCCTTCATCCTGATCGATCCGGAGACCAACAATACGGTCGCCGGCGGCATGGTGACGGGCAAGCGCACCGAACTCGGCGGCCTGCACAATGGCGATGCCCGCGTCATCCTCTCGCTGCCGGCCGATCTCGCCGAGCAGATCATGGCGAGCGAACTCTTCGCCAGCCGCAGCCATGAGGCCGAGGTGCGCCGGATGACGGCGGCCGAGGCCGCCGAGCTGTGGTCGAGCGCCGCCAGCGATATCTGA